The following proteins are encoded in a genomic region of Maylandia zebra isolate NMK-2024a linkage group LG1, Mzebra_GT3a, whole genome shotgun sequence:
- the LOC106675724 gene encoding sialic acid-binding Ig-like lectin 15: MWPQRFSLILSAIVSGSVSAGWKLTVSPGVRVSRGEDAVLGCFFTPTRDYSGMIKVTWKFIASNTPPFLDCPVKNYSMHGANPCAFSDLKHSLKGDPRWGNGSLLIRDVQLTDNGTYFCRVKLDGWKNFKEAKTKLYVGAEPHILNLSVVEMPCGSDSAPRRLQCQAEGNPPPKIMWLLASRRMLENKGESSQSSPYHVTSCVPYLEEEELTCRAESALNHTERTYPTREPQDQSEESEESDSLKIPLIVRGVITLLILIAGIVFYCLRNSCQQQVSDSAAGNPQTVHSAGAMSDSTSPPETNEEAGE; encoded by the exons ATGTGGCCGCAGCGTTTCTCCCTCATTCTGAGTGCGATCGTCTCAG GTTCTGTCTCAGCTGGATGGAAGCTGACCGTCTCTCCAGGGGTCAGAGTCTCCAGAGGGGAAGATGCTGTCCTCGGCTGCTTCTTCACCCCCACACGGGATTATTCAGGAATGATCAAGGTCACATGGAAGTTCATAGCATCAAACACTCCTCCGTTCTTGGACTGTCCAGTAAAAAATTATTCCATGCATGGAGCCAATCCCTGTGCATTTTCCGATTTAAAACATTCCCTGAAAGGAGACCCTCGATGGGGGAATGGGTCGCTCCTCATCAGGGATGTACAGCTGACTGATAACGGCACGTACTTCTGCAGAGTGAAGCTCGACGGGTGGAAGAACTTTAAGGAAGCAAAGACAAAGCTTTATGTTGGAG CTGAGCCTCACATCCTGAACCTCTCTGTGGTGGAGATGCCCTGTGGCTCAGACAGCGCCCCCCGGAGGCTGCAGTGTCAAGCTGAAGGTAACCCGCCGCCTAAGATTATGTGGCTGTTGGCCTCCAGACGCATGTTAGAGAACAAGGGTGAGTCCTCACAGTCCAGCCCGTACCATGTGACCAGCTGTGTGCCGtacctggaggaggaggagctcacCTGCAGGGCGGAGAGTGCACTAAACCACACGGAGAGGACGTATCCAACCAGAGAGCCTCAGGATCAGAGTGAAGAGAGTGAAGAGAGCGACTCTCTGAAGATCCCTCTGATCGTGCGTGGTGTCATCACTCTCCTGATCCTGATCGCAGGAATCGTCTTTTACTGCCTGA gAAACAGTTGTCAGCAGCAGGTCTCAGACTCCGCAGCAGGAAATCCTCAGACAGTTCATTCAGCCGGCGCCATGTCCGACTCCACTTCCC ctccAGAAACCAACGAGGAAGCAGGTGAGTGA